One genomic window of Vibrio mangrovi includes the following:
- the tatC gene encoding twin-arginine translocase subunit TatC, giving the protein MSSVEQTQPLISHLLELRDRLLRCVVAVIVVFICLVYFSNHIYEFISKPLVERLPEGATMIATDVASPFFTPLKLTLIVSVFVAVPFLLYQIWAFVAPGLYKHERRLVMPLMFSSSVLFYGGVAFAYFVVFPLIFGFFTAISLGGVSFATDISSYLDFVLALFLAFGIAFEVPVAIILLCWTGATTPATLREKRPYIVVAAFVVGMMLTPPDIISQTLLAVPMCLLFEIGVFCARFYTKKESEVEESDS; this is encoded by the coding sequence ATGTCGTCTGTTGAGCAAACTCAACCTCTGATTAGTCATTTACTGGAATTACGCGATCGTTTATTACGTTGTGTCGTGGCGGTTATCGTTGTATTTATCTGTCTGGTGTACTTTTCCAATCATATCTATGAGTTTATCTCTAAGCCTTTGGTTGAACGGTTACCTGAGGGCGCAACCATGATTGCGACCGATGTCGCATCTCCGTTCTTTACACCACTGAAGCTGACGCTGATTGTCTCCGTATTCGTTGCTGTACCATTTCTTCTCTATCAAATCTGGGCTTTTGTGGCACCGGGGTTGTATAAGCATGAACGCCGGCTGGTGATGCCATTGATGTTTTCCAGCTCAGTTCTGTTTTATGGTGGTGTCGCGTTTGCCTATTTTGTGGTTTTTCCGCTGATCTTCGGTTTTTTTACGGCAATTTCTCTGGGCGGCGTTTCTTTTGCAACGGATATTTCCAGCTATCTGGATTTCGTACTGGCGCTGTTTCTTGCCTTTGGAATCGCTTTTGAAGTCCCGGTTGCTATTATCTTGCTTTGCTGGACCGGCGCAACGACTCCGGCAACATTACGGGAGAAACGCCCTTACATTGTTGTGGCCGCCTTTGTTGTCGGGATGATGCTGACACCGCCGGATATTATTTCTCAGACATTGCTGGCCGTACCGATGTGTCTGTTGTTTGAAATCGGTGT
- the tatB gene encoding Sec-independent protein translocase protein TatB, translating into MFDIGFWELVLISVIALVVLGPERLPHAIRSVARFIASAKQMANNVKNELSQELQIQELRESYQKAEQLKVKDLAPELHESIESLKEVAREVQQPYAASAEEEQPLAQSLEAPSAPEHDVLADKVSSTESVLPEKLPVEKHPE; encoded by the coding sequence GTGTTTGATATCGGTTTTTGGGAGCTGGTATTAATCTCGGTTATTGCGCTGGTTGTGTTGGGACCAGAGCGTTTGCCACATGCAATTCGTAGCGTGGCTCGCTTTATCGCATCGGCAAAACAGATGGCAAACAATGTGAAGAATGAGCTGTCTCAAGAGCTGCAGATCCAGGAACTGAGAGAAAGTTACCAGAAGGCTGAGCAGCTGAAAGTGAAAGACTTAGCTCCTGAACTGCATGAATCGATCGAGTCCCTGAAAGAGGTTGCTCGTGAGGTTCAGCAGCCTTATGCTGCATCGGCAGAAGAAGAGCAGCCGTTAGCACAGTCGCTGGAAGCGCCTTCAGCGCCAGAACATGATGTACTGGCTGATAAAGTGAGTTCGACTGAGTCTGTGTTACCCGAGAAGCTTCCTGTAGAGAAACATCCTGAATAG
- the tatE gene encoding twin-arginine translocase subunit TatE, with protein sequence MGGISIWQLLIIAVIVVLLFGTKKLRGMGSDLGSAVKGFKKAMNEEPSDAKREKTDEEQQKIASSAQNHQDKE encoded by the coding sequence ATGGGTGGAATTAGTATTTGGCAACTGCTTATTATTGCGGTCATCGTTGTTCTGCTTTTTGGGACAAAGAAATTGCGGGGCATGGGAAGTGATCTGGGAAGTGCTGTCAAAGGCTTTAAGAAAGCGATGAATGAGGAACCTTCTGACGCTAAGCGTGAAAAAACGGATGAAGAGCAACAAAAAATCGCCTCTTCTGCTCAGAATCATCAGGATAAAGAGTAG